CTGTCCGAACGCCAGCGCCTGGCCGATCTCGAGAAGGCTCGCGAGTCCGCCCGGTACGAGGAACAGGCCACCGTGGTCATGGTGGTGGACGACTCGGTTACTGTGCGGAAGGTCACCTCGCGGCTACTGGAGCGAAACGGCATGGAAGTCATTACCGCGAAAGACGGGCTCGATGCGGTGGCACAGCTGCAGGACCACAAACCGGACATTATCCTGCTGGATATCGAGATGCCGCGGATGGACGGTTTCGAAGTTGCCAGCTTTGTGCGCCACGACGACAACCTGCGTGAAACACCGATCTGCATGATCACTTCCCGGACCGGCGAGAAACACCGCGAACGTGCGCTGGCCATTGGTGTCAACGAGTATCTCGGCAAGCCGTTCCAGGAAACCGAGCTGCTTGAGACCATTGAGCGGCTGACCGGAAGGCAGTGATGACCGGCCAATGTGGCCGGCCAAAGGTCGGGATCGTCTCGGATGTGGTCCTGCAGCGTCACCGGCTGCAGGCCGCCACATCCAAGTTTGGTCTCGAGGTGCGCTTTTCCGGGGATCCGGACCGGTTGCTGGGTTATCCCGAGTTTCCCGATGCCAGCCTCTGGCTGGTAACCCTGGAGGACGAGGCCGACCACCCGTTACTGTTCGATCACCTGCTTGAAAACACGGAAGCGCCGGTGCTGTTCGGGCTGGACGAAGCACCCAAGCCGGGGAGCACAGAGTACTTCCGGTGGGAGCGACGGCTGCTGGGCAAGCTGGAACAGCAACTGGGGCACCTGGAAGAGCTGGATTCGGAAGCCACACTGGCAGAGCTGGAGCAGGACACGCCGGCGGCGACTCCATCACCGGACCTGCCACACTGGATTCCTCCGGCTGCCCCCGGATCGGTCGCTGAGGAAGTATGGATTCTCGGCGCCTCGCTGGGCGGGCCCGCGGCGGTCAAGACGTTTCTGGATCACCTGCCTCCGAATCTGCCCGTTGGCTTTATCTATGCCCAGCACATCGATGGCAACTTTACCGAGGTTCTGACCCGGGTGCTCGGGCGTCACGCCCACTATCAGCTCAAGCGGGCGGAAGAGGGCTACCAGGTCAAGAATGGTGACGTCGTGCTGATGCCGGTGGAGCACGAATGGAAAGTGAGTGAACAGGGTACCCTGACGGAGACCAGCACTGCCTGGCCGGGTCCCTACGGGCCCTCTATTGATCAGGTTTTGCTGAACGTCGCTGATCATTACGGCCAGCGCTGCCATGCTATTCTTTTTTCCGGCATGGGTAATGATGGCGCCATTGCGGCGCCGTTACTGAAAGCTTACGGTAGCCGGATCTGGGTGCAGGAGAGCACAAGCTGCGGCAACAGCTCCATGCCCGAATCCGTGGCCGCAACCGGTTGTTCCGGTTTTTGCGGCACCCCGGAGCAGCTGGCCCGGGAACTGGTAAAAACCATTGAAGAATCCTGCCTGCTCAAGAGCCGGCAGAAACGGGACTCCGCCTGAGGTAACAAGCAATGAATGACAACAGCCAATCCCTCTCCTGCGTCATGATTCCCATGAGCGGACGGCAACTGTTGCTGCCAAACGTCTCGATTGCGGAAGTGGTCGACTACGCCAGCTCTGACGCGGGCGCCAACACACCCGAATGGCTGGTTGGCTACCTGGACTGGCGGGGCCTCCAGCTCCCGGTGATTTCCTACGATGCGGCCAACGGCGGCGTCCTCACCGTCCCTGGTGACAACCGTGGCCGGATTGTTGTGCTCAACACCATCGGAGACCATCACAAGGAAATTCCCTTTATGGCCCTGGTAACCCAGGGCATTCCCAGCCAGGCCCGTTTGAGCGAGGAACAGGTCAGGAAACTGGAGGGTGAGCCAGGCCCGGCAGATCTGATGCTGGTTGATGTAGAGGGTGAGAACGCCTGGATCCCGAACCTGGAATATCTCGAATCCCTGGTACTGAAATCCAGACACTGACCGGTTATCCGGTCTGCTGCCGGGCATGGCAGACATCCCTGCAAATGTTATAATGTTTCAAATTTTGCAGGATCTTGACCATGTCCGCCCGAGCCATTCCCTATCGGCCACACAACCACGACGCCTGTGTCAGCCAGGCCCTGACTGACGCACGGGCCATTTGCCAGCGTCAGAATGCCCGTCTGACGCCGATTCGGGAACGGGTGCTGGAACTGATCTGGCAGTCCCACAAGCCGCTGGGCGCCTACGATGTGCTGGCCGAGCTTTCTTCCGATGGTCATAACGCTGCTCCGCCCACCGTTTACCGCGCACTGGATTTCCTTCAGCAGCATGGGCTTGTGCACCGCATCGCGTCGCTCAACGCCTTTATCGGCTGTACCCACGCGGGTGAAAGCCACACCGGCATGTTTCTGATCTGTCGCGCCTGCGGCAATGTTCTCGAACTTACCGCTCCCGAGGTGTCAACAGAAGTGCGCAGGGCCGCGTCCGGCCAAGGCTTCCTGGCCGAGAACACTACCCTCGAGATAGCCGGGCTTTGCCCCGGTTGCCAGGCGGAGCCGGAGCATGAGTGAACCTCTGGTCAGCCTTGAGAATCTCACCGTCCAGTTCGACTCACGGCCCGTGGTCGACCGGGTCAACCTCAAGATCCATCGAGGCGATATCATCACCATTATCGGGCCCAACGGTGCCGGCAAAACCACGCTGATCAAGGCAGTCCTGGGCATTCAGAAGGTGTCCTCAGGACAGGTGTCGATCAAGAAGAACCTGGTCATCGGCTACGTTCCCCAGCATCTGACTCTCGAGGCCACGCTTCCCCTCAGCGTCAAACGTTTCATGCTGCTCAGCGGCCGGTCGCTCGGCGAATGTCAGACCGCGCTTGCCCGCACCGGTGTTGGCCACCTGCTGCACGCCTCGGTACACCATTTGTCCGGTGGTGAAAAACAGCGGCTGTTACTGGCCAGGGCCCTGGCCCGAAAACCGGATCTTCTTGTGCTCGATGAACCTGCCCAGGGGGTCGATATCAATGGCCAGGCGTCGCTGTATGAACTCATTCGCCAGCTTCGGGACGACCTGAACTGCGGTGTGATCATGATCTCCCACGACCTGCACCTGGTGATGGCAGCCACGGACAAGGTTATCTGTCTGAACCAGCATGTCTGCTGCAGCGGTTATCCCGAAGACATTTCCCATGACCCGGCGTTCATCGAGACATTTGGCCGCCCGGTGGCAGAATCCCTGGCGGTTTACCACCATCACCACAACCACAGTCATGATCTACACGGGAACGTGGTGGACAGCGAGTCTCAGAACGCCTCCTCCGGACACGGCGGACACACGGAATGTAATCATGCCCATCATTAATGCCGTTCTGGACGATTTCTTCTGGCGTGCCTTGATTGGCGGCCTCGGCGTTGCCCTCGTGGCGGGCCCCCTGGGCTGTTTCGTGGTCTGGCGTCGCATGGCCTATTTTGGCGATACCCTGGCACATTCGGCGCTGCTGGGCATTGCCCTGAGCTTTCTGATCAGCGTGCCGCTGAACCTTGGTGTGATCATAACCTGCGTGGTCCTGGCCATGGCCCTGGTGTTGTTATCCCGAACGAGAGCCCTGGCAACGGATACGCTGCTCGGGATTCTCGCCCACAGTGCCCTGGCCATCGGCCTGGTGACCCTGAGTTTCATGCCGGATGTTCGCGTCGACCTGACCGGTCTGCTGTTCGGCGATCTGCTAGCCATGAGTCGCGAGGACCTGCTTTGGATCTATGGCGGCGCGGCACTGATCCTGTTCCTGTTGTCGGTACTCTGGCGCGGATTGCTGATGAGCACGATTCACGAGGAGCTGGCCCGGGTGGAAGGCGTTGCCGTCGAACGCCTCCGTCTGGTTCTGATGCTGATGTTCTCTCTGGTGATCGCGGTGGCCATGAAAATCGTCGGCGTGCTGCTGATTACCGCCCTGCTCATCATTCCCGCGGCCACCGCCCGGCGCCTGGCCCACAATCCGGAGATCATGGTGGCCATGGCAATCGGTTTCGGCTTTGTTGCGGTAAGCGGAGGCCTGAGCCTGTCATGGCATCTGGACACGCCTGCTGGCCCATCCGTTGTGGTGACCGCTTTTGCCGTTTTCCTGCTGGTTTACGGTGCTGCCGGAAAAGTCCGCAGTTGAGCATTTCCCTCTATTCACGAGCTGGACTAGAGTATAGGGGTACAGACGGCCTGACCCACAGGTAATGGCCTCGCCGCACAGGACGCCCGGCATGGAAAGCTCAGTTCCAGGCCGGTTCCGCAGACCGGTACTTTGGCCAGGGGTCTGGATCCCACTGCTTCTGGTCGCAGCCGGGCTGCTGGTAACCGGAATC
This genomic stretch from Marinobacter salsuginis harbors:
- the znuC gene encoding zinc ABC transporter ATP-binding protein ZnuC, producing MSEPLVSLENLTVQFDSRPVVDRVNLKIHRGDIITIIGPNGAGKTTLIKAVLGIQKVSSGQVSIKKNLVIGYVPQHLTLEATLPLSVKRFMLLSGRSLGECQTALARTGVGHLLHASVHHLSGGEKQRLLLARALARKPDLLVLDEPAQGVDINGQASLYELIRQLRDDLNCGVIMISHDLHLVMAATDKVICLNQHVCCSGYPEDISHDPAFIETFGRPVAESLAVYHHHHNHSHDLHGNVVDSESQNASSGHGGHTECNHAHH
- a CDS encoding metal ABC transporter permease, which encodes MPIINAVLDDFFWRALIGGLGVALVAGPLGCFVVWRRMAYFGDTLAHSALLGIALSFLISVPLNLGVIITCVVLAMALVLLSRTRALATDTLLGILAHSALAIGLVTLSFMPDVRVDLTGLLFGDLLAMSREDLLWIYGGAALILFLLSVLWRGLLMSTIHEELARVEGVAVERLRLVLMLMFSLVIAVAMKIVGVLLITALLIIPAATARRLAHNPEIMVAMAIGFGFVAVSGGLSLSWHLDTPAGPSVVVTAFAVFLLVYGAAGKVRS
- a CDS encoding chemotaxis protein CheW; the encoded protein is MNDNSQSLSCVMIPMSGRQLLLPNVSIAEVVDYASSDAGANTPEWLVGYLDWRGLQLPVISYDAANGGVLTVPGDNRGRIVVLNTIGDHHKEIPFMALVTQGIPSQARLSEEQVRKLEGEPGPADLMLVDVEGENAWIPNLEYLESLVLKSRH
- a CDS encoding Fur family transcriptional regulator, coding for MSARAIPYRPHNHDACVSQALTDARAICQRQNARLTPIRERVLELIWQSHKPLGAYDVLAELSSDGHNAAPPTVYRALDFLQQHGLVHRIASLNAFIGCTHAGESHTGMFLICRACGNVLELTAPEVSTEVRRAASGQGFLAENTTLEIAGLCPGCQAEPEHE
- a CDS encoding chemotaxis protein CheB; its protein translation is MTGQCGRPKVGIVSDVVLQRHRLQAATSKFGLEVRFSGDPDRLLGYPEFPDASLWLVTLEDEADHPLLFDHLLENTEAPVLFGLDEAPKPGSTEYFRWERRLLGKLEQQLGHLEELDSEATLAELEQDTPAATPSPDLPHWIPPAAPGSVAEEVWILGASLGGPAAVKTFLDHLPPNLPVGFIYAQHIDGNFTEVLTRVLGRHAHYQLKRAEEGYQVKNGDVVLMPVEHEWKVSEQGTLTETSTAWPGPYGPSIDQVLLNVADHYGQRCHAILFSGMGNDGAIAAPLLKAYGSRIWVQESTSCGNSSMPESVAATGCSGFCGTPEQLARELVKTIEESCLLKSRQKRDSA